A single region of the Acanthopagrus latus isolate v.2019 chromosome 11, fAcaLat1.1, whole genome shotgun sequence genome encodes:
- the si:ch211-198n5.11 gene encoding methylcrotonoyl-coenzyme A carboxylase 2 isoform X1, with protein MYHCMARTVCSGGRVPPAFVPPSWTLRNTTEERHHRLAEQHWHCSVRCMSSAARKRRALRSAFPVLEQPLQPIHQHVYEANLRNSNACHKKYVELSEKVRIGGGENAITRHTQRNRKLLVRDRLHLLLDDKDFLELSPLAGLGLPYGDIPSAGCLTGIGRINGLWCVFIANDATVKGGTAYPITVKKQLRAQEVAIQNRLPCVYLVDSGGAFLPLQSEIFPDKNQGGRTFYNEAIMSAMKIPQVSVVCGSCTAGGAYIPTMAEEAVMVHRIGTIFLGGPPLVKAATGEEVTPEDLGGARLHAEVSGCVDHFAWEEKEAYEYTRNIISTLNFQLPEEEEEDEVEMKKRKAEEEPLHSLEELPGLAPRSYNYSLDVKMVVSRLTDGSRFQEFKARYGTTLVTGFAKIHGHLMGIVANNGELSYEAALKGSHFVQLCDQRDVPLLFLQNTAPTAALTLSTAQAEVNSNRLKAQGSMMSAVACASVPKITVVIGGCHGADSYAMCGRAFDPNFLFLWPNARVSTVAPGHCGSLLPSDSEQEEEKKKQQEDDLNRRLTKESSAFFSSGRLWDDGVILPQDTRKVLRDCLDIIKQQQYQLSTEKLKTTLLRV; from the exons atgtaccACTGCATGGCCAG GACTGTTTGTAGCGGAGGAAGAGTGCCTCCTGCCTTCGTACCTCCATCATGGACGttgagaaacacaacagaggagagacatcACAG GCTGGCTGAGCAGCATTGGCATTGTTCTGTCCGCTGTATGAGCTCTGCAGCCAGGAAGAGGAGAGCTCTGCGCAGTGCCTTCCCTGTGCTGGAGCAGCCCCTCCAGCCCATCCACCAACATGTGTATGAAGCTAACCTCCGAAACAGCAATGCCTGCCACAAAAA GTATGTGGAGTTGAGTGAGAAGGTAAGGATTGGTGGAGGGGAGAATGCCATCACCAGACACActcagagaaacaggaagttacTGGTCAGGGATCGgctgcacctcctgctggaTGACAAGGACTTCTTGGAGCTTTCACCATTGGCTGGTCTGGGTCTGCCATACGGTGACATCCCTTCAGCTGGCTGCCTGACTG GCATCGGCAGGATCAATGgcctgtggtgtgtgtttattgcCAATGATGCCACAGTGAAAGGCGGCACAGCGTATCCAATCACAGTAAAGAAGCAGCTGCGTGCACAAGAAGTAGCAATTCAGAACCGCCTGCCTTGTGTTTACCTGGTTGACTCTGGAGGAGCTTTTCTGCCACTGCAG TCAGAGATCTTTCCTGATAAGAACCAGGGAGGAAGGACATTCTATAATGAAGCCATCATGTCTGCCATGAAGATCCCACAG GTGTCAGTGGTTTGCGGGTCGTGCACTGCGGGCGGAGCTTACATCCCCACTATGGCAGAAGAGGCAGTGATGGTGCACCGGATAGGGACCATATTTCTTGGAGGGCCACCGCTTGTCAAGGCTGCCACGGGAGAGGAAGTGACACCGGAGGACCTGGGAGGAGCCAGGCTTCACGCTGA GGTGAGTGGCTGTGTGGACCATTTTGCATGGGAAGAGAAGGAGGCGTATGAATACACCAGAAACATCATATCCACCCTCAACTTCCAACtgcctgaagaagaagaggaggatgaggtggagatgaagaagaggaaagcagaggaggagcctCTGCATAGTTTAGAGGAGCTTCCAGGGCTCGCTCCCAGAAGTTATAACTACAGTCTGGATGTTAAAATG GTAGTCAGCCGGCTGACAGACGGGAGCCGCTTCCAGGAGTTTAAAGCTCGATATGGTACCACACTCGTCACTGGCTTTGCAAAGATACATGg CCACCTGATGGGAATAGTAGCCAACAATGGAGAGCTGTCGTACGAGGCTGCGCTGAAAGGCAGCCATTTTGTCCAGTTGTGTGACCAGAGAGACGTCCCCCTACTCTTCCTCCAGAACACAGCacccacagcagctctgacactCTCCACAGCACAG GCAGAGGTGAACAGTAACCGTCTGAAGGCTCAGGGCTCTATGATGTCAGCAGTAGCATGTGCCTCTGTCCCCAAAATCACTGTAGTGATTGGTGGTTGCCATGGTGCTGACAGCTACGCCATG TGTGGACGGGCTTTTGACcccaacttcctgttcctgtggCCAAACGCTAGAGTGTCAACGGTGGCTCCAGGTCACTGCGGCTCTTTGCTTCCCTCTGACAgcgagcaggaggaagagaagaagaagcagcaggaggacgacCTCAACAGGAGGTTAACGAAGGAGAGCTCGGCTTTCTTCTCCTCCGGCAGGCTCTGGGACGATGGAGTCATTCTGCCTCAAGACACCAGGAAG gttCTGAGAGACTGCCTGGAcatcatcaaacagcagcagtatcaactttccacagagaaactgaaaacaacacttCTGCGTGTGTAG
- the si:ch211-198n5.11 gene encoding methylcrotonoyl-coenzyme A carboxylase 2 isoform X3 gives MSSAARKRRALRSAFPVLEQPLQPIHQHVYEANLRNSNACHKKYVELSEKVRIGGGENAITRHTQRNRKLLVRDRLHLLLDDKDFLELSPLAGLGLPYGDIPSAGCLTGIGRINGLWCVFIANDATVKGGTAYPITVKKQLRAQEVAIQNRLPCVYLVDSGGAFLPLQSEIFPDKNQGGRTFYNEAIMSAMKIPQVSVVCGSCTAGGAYIPTMAEEAVMVHRIGTIFLGGPPLVKAATGEEVTPEDLGGARLHAEVSGCVDHFAWEEKEAYEYTRNIISTLNFQLPEEEEEDEVEMKKRKAEEEPLHSLEELPGLAPRSYNYSLDVKMVVSRLTDGSRFQEFKARYGTTLVTGFAKIHGHLMGIVANNGELSYEAALKGSHFVQLCDQRDVPLLFLQNTAPTAALTLSTAQAEVNSNRLKAQGSMMSAVACASVPKITVVIGGCHGADSYAMCGRAFDPNFLFLWPNARVSTVAPGHCGSLLPSDSEQEEEKKKQQEDDLNRRLTKESSAFFSSGRLWDDGVILPQDTRKVLRDCLDIIKQQQYQLSTEKLKTTLLRV, from the exons ATGAGCTCTGCAGCCAGGAAGAGGAGAGCTCTGCGCAGTGCCTTCCCTGTGCTGGAGCAGCCCCTCCAGCCCATCCACCAACATGTGTATGAAGCTAACCTCCGAAACAGCAATGCCTGCCACAAAAA GTATGTGGAGTTGAGTGAGAAGGTAAGGATTGGTGGAGGGGAGAATGCCATCACCAGACACActcagagaaacaggaagttacTGGTCAGGGATCGgctgcacctcctgctggaTGACAAGGACTTCTTGGAGCTTTCACCATTGGCTGGTCTGGGTCTGCCATACGGTGACATCCCTTCAGCTGGCTGCCTGACTG GCATCGGCAGGATCAATGgcctgtggtgtgtgtttattgcCAATGATGCCACAGTGAAAGGCGGCACAGCGTATCCAATCACAGTAAAGAAGCAGCTGCGTGCACAAGAAGTAGCAATTCAGAACCGCCTGCCTTGTGTTTACCTGGTTGACTCTGGAGGAGCTTTTCTGCCACTGCAG TCAGAGATCTTTCCTGATAAGAACCAGGGAGGAAGGACATTCTATAATGAAGCCATCATGTCTGCCATGAAGATCCCACAG GTGTCAGTGGTTTGCGGGTCGTGCACTGCGGGCGGAGCTTACATCCCCACTATGGCAGAAGAGGCAGTGATGGTGCACCGGATAGGGACCATATTTCTTGGAGGGCCACCGCTTGTCAAGGCTGCCACGGGAGAGGAAGTGACACCGGAGGACCTGGGAGGAGCCAGGCTTCACGCTGA GGTGAGTGGCTGTGTGGACCATTTTGCATGGGAAGAGAAGGAGGCGTATGAATACACCAGAAACATCATATCCACCCTCAACTTCCAACtgcctgaagaagaagaggaggatgaggtggagatgaagaagaggaaagcagaggaggagcctCTGCATAGTTTAGAGGAGCTTCCAGGGCTCGCTCCCAGAAGTTATAACTACAGTCTGGATGTTAAAATG GTAGTCAGCCGGCTGACAGACGGGAGCCGCTTCCAGGAGTTTAAAGCTCGATATGGTACCACACTCGTCACTGGCTTTGCAAAGATACATGg CCACCTGATGGGAATAGTAGCCAACAATGGAGAGCTGTCGTACGAGGCTGCGCTGAAAGGCAGCCATTTTGTCCAGTTGTGTGACCAGAGAGACGTCCCCCTACTCTTCCTCCAGAACACAGCacccacagcagctctgacactCTCCACAGCACAG GCAGAGGTGAACAGTAACCGTCTGAAGGCTCAGGGCTCTATGATGTCAGCAGTAGCATGTGCCTCTGTCCCCAAAATCACTGTAGTGATTGGTGGTTGCCATGGTGCTGACAGCTACGCCATG TGTGGACGGGCTTTTGACcccaacttcctgttcctgtggCCAAACGCTAGAGTGTCAACGGTGGCTCCAGGTCACTGCGGCTCTTTGCTTCCCTCTGACAgcgagcaggaggaagagaagaagaagcagcaggaggacgacCTCAACAGGAGGTTAACGAAGGAGAGCTCGGCTTTCTTCTCCTCCGGCAGGCTCTGGGACGATGGAGTCATTCTGCCTCAAGACACCAGGAAG gttCTGAGAGACTGCCTGGAcatcatcaaacagcagcagtatcaactttccacagagaaactgaaaacaacacttCTGCGTGTGTAG
- the si:ch211-198n5.11 gene encoding methylcrotonoyl-coenzyme A carboxylase 2 isoform X2, which translates to MERRTVCSGGRVPPAFVPPSWTLRNTTEERHHRLAEQHWHCSVRCMSSAARKRRALRSAFPVLEQPLQPIHQHVYEANLRNSNACHKKYVELSEKVRIGGGENAITRHTQRNRKLLVRDRLHLLLDDKDFLELSPLAGLGLPYGDIPSAGCLTGIGRINGLWCVFIANDATVKGGTAYPITVKKQLRAQEVAIQNRLPCVYLVDSGGAFLPLQSEIFPDKNQGGRTFYNEAIMSAMKIPQVSVVCGSCTAGGAYIPTMAEEAVMVHRIGTIFLGGPPLVKAATGEEVTPEDLGGARLHAEVSGCVDHFAWEEKEAYEYTRNIISTLNFQLPEEEEEDEVEMKKRKAEEEPLHSLEELPGLAPRSYNYSLDVKMVVSRLTDGSRFQEFKARYGTTLVTGFAKIHGHLMGIVANNGELSYEAALKGSHFVQLCDQRDVPLLFLQNTAPTAALTLSTAQAEVNSNRLKAQGSMMSAVACASVPKITVVIGGCHGADSYAMCGRAFDPNFLFLWPNARVSTVAPGHCGSLLPSDSEQEEEKKKQQEDDLNRRLTKESSAFFSSGRLWDDGVILPQDTRKVLRDCLDIIKQQQYQLSTEKLKTTLLRV; encoded by the exons ATGGAGAGAAG GACTGTTTGTAGCGGAGGAAGAGTGCCTCCTGCCTTCGTACCTCCATCATGGACGttgagaaacacaacagaggagagacatcACAG GCTGGCTGAGCAGCATTGGCATTGTTCTGTCCGCTGTATGAGCTCTGCAGCCAGGAAGAGGAGAGCTCTGCGCAGTGCCTTCCCTGTGCTGGAGCAGCCCCTCCAGCCCATCCACCAACATGTGTATGAAGCTAACCTCCGAAACAGCAATGCCTGCCACAAAAA GTATGTGGAGTTGAGTGAGAAGGTAAGGATTGGTGGAGGGGAGAATGCCATCACCAGACACActcagagaaacaggaagttacTGGTCAGGGATCGgctgcacctcctgctggaTGACAAGGACTTCTTGGAGCTTTCACCATTGGCTGGTCTGGGTCTGCCATACGGTGACATCCCTTCAGCTGGCTGCCTGACTG GCATCGGCAGGATCAATGgcctgtggtgtgtgtttattgcCAATGATGCCACAGTGAAAGGCGGCACAGCGTATCCAATCACAGTAAAGAAGCAGCTGCGTGCACAAGAAGTAGCAATTCAGAACCGCCTGCCTTGTGTTTACCTGGTTGACTCTGGAGGAGCTTTTCTGCCACTGCAG TCAGAGATCTTTCCTGATAAGAACCAGGGAGGAAGGACATTCTATAATGAAGCCATCATGTCTGCCATGAAGATCCCACAG GTGTCAGTGGTTTGCGGGTCGTGCACTGCGGGCGGAGCTTACATCCCCACTATGGCAGAAGAGGCAGTGATGGTGCACCGGATAGGGACCATATTTCTTGGAGGGCCACCGCTTGTCAAGGCTGCCACGGGAGAGGAAGTGACACCGGAGGACCTGGGAGGAGCCAGGCTTCACGCTGA GGTGAGTGGCTGTGTGGACCATTTTGCATGGGAAGAGAAGGAGGCGTATGAATACACCAGAAACATCATATCCACCCTCAACTTCCAACtgcctgaagaagaagaggaggatgaggtggagatgaagaagaggaaagcagaggaggagcctCTGCATAGTTTAGAGGAGCTTCCAGGGCTCGCTCCCAGAAGTTATAACTACAGTCTGGATGTTAAAATG GTAGTCAGCCGGCTGACAGACGGGAGCCGCTTCCAGGAGTTTAAAGCTCGATATGGTACCACACTCGTCACTGGCTTTGCAAAGATACATGg CCACCTGATGGGAATAGTAGCCAACAATGGAGAGCTGTCGTACGAGGCTGCGCTGAAAGGCAGCCATTTTGTCCAGTTGTGTGACCAGAGAGACGTCCCCCTACTCTTCCTCCAGAACACAGCacccacagcagctctgacactCTCCACAGCACAG GCAGAGGTGAACAGTAACCGTCTGAAGGCTCAGGGCTCTATGATGTCAGCAGTAGCATGTGCCTCTGTCCCCAAAATCACTGTAGTGATTGGTGGTTGCCATGGTGCTGACAGCTACGCCATG TGTGGACGGGCTTTTGACcccaacttcctgttcctgtggCCAAACGCTAGAGTGTCAACGGTGGCTCCAGGTCACTGCGGCTCTTTGCTTCCCTCTGACAgcgagcaggaggaagagaagaagaagcagcaggaggacgacCTCAACAGGAGGTTAACGAAGGAGAGCTCGGCTTTCTTCTCCTCCGGCAGGCTCTGGGACGATGGAGTCATTCTGCCTCAAGACACCAGGAAG gttCTGAGAGACTGCCTGGAcatcatcaaacagcagcagtatcaactttccacagagaaactgaaaacaacacttCTGCGTGTGTAG